A single genomic interval of Candidatus Omnitrophota bacterium harbors:
- a CDS encoding glycoside hydrolase family 5 protein, which produces MPDKLPFLKVDGRNIVDEKGKPIVLRGVALGGWLMMEGYILGGRNFPEKIFRQEFEKALGREALEDFTRSFRKSFVREYDFELIKEWGANCVRIPFNYRLIEFEDRPFSLNEEGLRELDNAVRWCQRNGLYCILDMHAAPGAQNPDWHSDCVGKPELFANDLNKDRFVKLWYFLASHYKDVSAVAGYDILNEPVIEIDREKELKDLYCRVTKEIRDVDSRHIIFLEGNIFSQRLDFIGKPEDKNTALSIHTYPIADYVFNFEKDLTYPGKIYNIPWSKKALDLMSLPYRMLIDKINVPLYVGEVGINWRGGHYGELKWAEDMLDVLERHGISWTYWTYKSVANAIHPDGIFRYVKSPEWVNHKGPLTGLETYASAWPKHKNSMISSWKTEHFKLNERLAALLEKLFSKN; this is translated from the coding sequence ATGCCTGATAAATTGCCTTTTCTGAAAGTGGACGGAAGGAATATAGTCGATGAGAAGGGTAAACCCATCGTGCTGAGAGGCGTTGCCCTCGGCGGATGGCTGATGATGGAAGGCTACATTCTCGGCGGCCGCAACTTCCCGGAAAAAATCTTCAGGCAGGAATTCGAGAAGGCGCTCGGCAGGGAGGCCTTGGAAGATTTCACAAGGTCTTTTCGCAAATCATTTGTCAGGGAGTATGATTTTGAGCTGATCAAAGAATGGGGAGCGAATTGCGTGCGGATCCCGTTCAATTATCGGCTCATCGAGTTCGAGGACAGGCCGTTCAGCTTGAACGAAGAGGGCCTGCGGGAGCTCGATAACGCGGTCAGATGGTGCCAGAGGAACGGCCTGTATTGCATATTAGATATGCATGCCGCTCCCGGCGCGCAGAATCCCGACTGGCATTCGGATTGCGTCGGAAAGCCCGAACTATTCGCGAACGATTTGAATAAAGACAGATTTGTGAAGCTTTGGTACTTTCTCGCGAGCCACTATAAAGATGTGAGCGCTGTGGCGGGTTACGATATACTGAATGAGCCGGTTATAGAGATTGACAGGGAGAAGGAGCTGAAGGACCTTTACTGCCGGGTTACGAAAGAGATAAGGGATGTTGATTCGCGGCATATAATATTTCTTGAGGGCAATATATTCAGCCAGAGACTTGATTTTATAGGTAAGCCCGAAGACAAGAATACGGCGCTCAGCATCCATACCTATCCGATCGCCGATTACGTCTTTAACTTCGAAAAAGACTTAACCTATCCCGGAAAAATATATAATATACCATGGTCGAAAAAGGCCCTCGACCTTATGTCTCTGCCGTATAGGATGCTGATCGATAAGATCAATGTGCCTCTCTACGTAGGTGAGGTGGGAATAAACTGGCGAGGGGGCCATTATGGCGAGTTGAAGTGGGCAGAAGATATGCTGGATGTTCTTGAGCGTCATGGTATAAGCTGGACTTATTGGACCTATAAGAGCGTAGCGAATGCCATCCATCCGGATGGGATCTTTCGTTACGTGAAGAGCCCCGAATGGGTCAACCATAAAGGGCCGCTGACCGGATTGGAGACCTATGCCTCTGCCTGGCCGAAGCACAAGAATAGCATGATCTCATCCTGGAAGACCGAGCATTTCAAACTCAATGAGCGGCTCGCGGCGCTGTTGGAAAAGTTATTTAGCAAGAATTAA
- a CDS encoding ABC transporter substrate-binding protein, with the protein MGKKYRVVTVAITLLLTAVAFVFAEENKPQKVTFITHWSPQAQFAGYYVAKEKGFYKERGIDVEILSSGPSISASQALADGKADFAVLWLSQALQNRSKGVKLINIGQIMPRSGLMFVARKSAGIRKPEDLNGKKVSLWDGDLRLSGEAFIKKYGLNVSKIHQSYTVNLFLAGGVDAVMAMWYNEYHTIISSGMDPEELSVFFFKDHGLNVPEDGLYTLEGTYRKDPALTKAFVEASIKGWLYAFSHPEEAVDIVLERMRTGNIPANREHQKWMLKSVEQLITTNGGISKTVALSPEDYRAVSGMLKEHGLIDSVTDFDSFYVPAVTYVEK; encoded by the coding sequence ATGGGCAAGAAATATCGAGTAGTGACTGTAGCGATCACCTTATTATTGACGGCGGTCGCTTTTGTTTTTGCGGAAGAGAACAAACCGCAAAAGGTCACCTTCATTACGCATTGGAGCCCTCAAGCGCAGTTTGCGGGCTATTACGTTGCGAAGGAAAAAGGGTTTTATAAGGAACGCGGGATAGACGTTGAGATCCTTTCCAGCGGGCCGAGTATCTCCGCCTCGCAGGCCCTTGCCGACGGCAAGGCGGACTTTGCCGTGTTGTGGCTTTCGCAGGCCCTTCAGAACCGTTCCAAAGGCGTCAAGCTGATCAATATCGGCCAGATCATGCCGCGGTCCGGGCTGATGTTCGTCGCGAGGAAGTCTGCCGGCATACGTAAGCCCGAGGACCTCAACGGCAAAAAAGTGAGCCTATGGGACGGAGATCTGCGTCTTTCGGGGGAAGCGTTCATAAAAAAATACGGACTGAACGTCAGTAAGATCCATCAGTCTTACACGGTCAATCTCTTTCTTGCCGGGGGTGTCGATGCGGTTATGGCCATGTGGTATAACGAGTACCATACGATCATCAGCTCCGGGATGGATCCCGAGGAACTGTCGGTCTTTTTCTTCAAGGACCACGGTCTCAATGTTCCGGAAGACGGGCTATACACGCTCGAAGGTACATACCGCAAGGATCCAGCCCTTACTAAAGCGTTCGTCGAGGCTTCTATCAAAGGCTGGCTCTACGCGTTTAGCCATCCGGAGGAGGCGGTGGATATTGTGCTCGAACGTATGCGTACCGGCAATATCCCCGCCAACAGGGAGCATCAAAAATGGATGCTTAAGAGTGTCGAGCAGTTGATAACTACCAATGGTGGTATATCAAAGACAGTCGCTCTTTCGCCGGAAGATTATAGGGCCGTCTCCGGCATGCTTAAAGAGCACGGCCTGATCGACAGTGTTACCGATTTCGACTCATTCTACGTCCCGGCGGTTACCTATGTTGAAAAATAA
- a CDS encoding SpoIIE family protein phosphatase: MLKNKGITFKLIVLFSVSSALILSAIVELNYVFSRKMLEKSVEEGARNLTMSTVYRIETILAAAQKVPENFACAIESGACGEDRLLRLLEAMTARNNEVYGMAAAFEPFAFDPSKKYYAPYFYKSGGKTKYVLLSEGSYDYFSWDWYQIPKEMDAPYWTEPYFDEGGGNIMMSTYSVPLYDTVSGSKKFRGIVTADISLEWLRGIISSIKILKTGYAFLISKNGTIVTHPSGEMIMNETIFSMAGARGDKALRDIGRKMIKGESGFALSKSVVAGKKCWMYYAPVPSTGWSLAVLFPQDELLADIRKLRDISALAGIAGVALLLLVVIFISRSITRPIRAMARAAEVIATGNLDAPLPEVESKDEVGKLTEAFRYMSRSLKEYIERLTETVAIKERIQSELSIARRIQMSILPKKFPALDDKNGVDIFAMISPAKEVGGDFYDFHYIDKDRMCFVVGDVSGKGVPASLFMAVTKTFLKATVIREDSPEKVLAIVNKELSSGEDQSLFVTVFFGIIDIRTGNIFYTNGGHNSPLVVKKTGESVFVQPIGGMVMGIIHDANFDVGNFVLGSGELLFLYTDGVTEAMNEKREQYSEERLKLILKKSVELNCRETIEAVLADVKAFTGKAPQSDDITMLAIRKYFCK; encoded by the coding sequence ATGTTGAAAAATAAAGGTATAACATTTAAGCTGATAGTGCTCTTTTCCGTATCGAGCGCGCTCATTCTCTCCGCCATCGTGGAGCTGAACTACGTATTTTCACGTAAGATGCTCGAGAAGAGCGTCGAGGAGGGCGCTCGAAATCTGACCATGAGCACGGTCTACCGCATTGAAACGATACTTGCCGCCGCCCAAAAAGTACCCGAGAACTTCGCCTGCGCCATAGAAAGCGGCGCCTGCGGTGAAGACCGGCTTTTGCGCCTTCTCGAAGCCATGACCGCGCGGAACAACGAGGTCTATGGCATGGCCGCGGCCTTCGAACCGTTCGCTTTCGACCCATCGAAGAAATATTACGCGCCGTATTTCTACAAGAGCGGCGGAAAGACAAAATACGTCCTTCTGTCGGAAGGATCATATGACTACTTCTCGTGGGACTGGTACCAGATACCCAAAGAGATGGACGCGCCGTACTGGACGGAGCCTTATTTTGACGAAGGCGGCGGGAATATCATGATGTCGACCTATTCTGTGCCTCTGTATGATACGGTTTCCGGCTCTAAAAAGTTCAGGGGTATAGTCACGGCGGACATTTCGCTGGAGTGGCTGCGCGGGATCATATCATCGATCAAGATACTTAAGACAGGATACGCGTTTCTGATATCGAAGAACGGTACCATCGTGACCCATCCGTCCGGCGAGATGATCATGAACGAAACGATCTTCAGTATGGCCGGGGCGCGGGGTGACAAGGCGCTTAGGGATATCGGCAGAAAAATGATAAAAGGGGAGTCCGGTTTCGCGCTTTCAAAGAGCGTTGTGGCGGGAAAGAAGTGCTGGATGTATTATGCTCCGGTCCCGTCGACAGGCTGGTCGCTGGCCGTGCTTTTCCCTCAGGACGAGCTTTTGGCCGACATCAGGAAGCTTCGCGACATATCGGCCCTGGCGGGGATCGCGGGTGTGGCCCTTCTGCTTCTGGTCGTGATCTTTATATCCCGCTCGATCACCCGGCCCATCAGAGCGATGGCGCGCGCCGCAGAGGTGATAGCTACGGGAAACCTGGACGCGCCCTTGCCGGAGGTCGAATCGAAGGATGAAGTCGGCAAGCTGACCGAAGCATTTCGATACATGAGCCGGTCGCTTAAAGAGTATATCGAACGGCTAACCGAGACCGTTGCGATCAAAGAGCGGATACAGAGCGAATTGAGCATTGCGCGCAGAATACAGATGAGCATTCTCCCGAAAAAATTTCCGGCGCTCGACGATAAGAATGGAGTCGACATATTTGCCATGATCAGCCCCGCAAAAGAAGTGGGCGGCGATTTTTACGATTTTCATTATATAGACAAGGACAGGATGTGTTTTGTGGTCGGCGACGTCTCGGGCAAAGGCGTGCCGGCATCGCTCTTCATGGCGGTTACCAAGACATTCCTGAAGGCGACGGTCATCAGGGAGGATTCTCCGGAGAAGGTCCTTGCTATCGTGAACAAGGAATTGAGCTCCGGCGAGGATCAGTCGCTCTTCGTGACAGTCTTTTTCGGGATCATCGATATACGGACGGGAAATATCTTTTATACCAATGGCGGCCACAATAGTCCCCTTGTCGTCAAGAAGACCGGCGAATCGGTATTCGTCCAGCCTATCGGGGGGATGGTCATGGGGATAATTCATGACGCAAATTTCGATGTGGGGAACTTTGTCCTGGGCTCCGGCGAGCTCCTATTCCTATATACCGATGGTGTTACTGAAGCAATGAACGAAAAAAGAGAGCAATATTCAGAAGAGAGGTTAAAGCTTATTCTGAAAAAGTCGGTTGAACTTAATTGCAGAGAGACGATTGAAGCTGTGCTCGCGGATGTGAAGGCATTTACAGGAAAAGCGCCCCAGTCGGACGACATTACTATGCTGGCCATCAGGAAGTACTTTTGTAAGTAG
- a CDS encoding MarC family protein, whose translation MDLNNLFQSTLILFAIVNPIGSIPLVLQLTDGMPLKARRRVFNMAVYTSAIILFLFILAGKWILSNFFQIQLPDLMAAGGLLLLIIAIDHLIFGALVKNVRASKKQDTHHVGAVPLACPILAGPGAMMTVLVIFSEYGYLIAAGSVAIVLGITWIIIYFSDAIYRFLGEIVCLVLSKILCLFLAAIGIHLLMRGLSYYLK comes from the coding sequence ATGGATCTTAATAATCTGTTTCAGTCAACGCTCATACTTTTCGCTATTGTAAATCCCATAGGCAGCATCCCGCTGGTTTTGCAGCTTACAGACGGAATGCCTTTGAAGGCGCGCCGCCGTGTCTTCAATATGGCTGTTTACACCTCTGCCATCATTCTCTTTCTCTTCATCCTCGCCGGGAAATGGATACTTTCCAATTTTTTTCAGATACAGCTGCCTGATCTGATGGCCGCCGGAGGGCTCCTCCTCCTGATCATAGCTATAGATCACCTGATATTCGGCGCGCTGGTGAAGAACGTCCGCGCCTCGAAAAAACAGGATACCCATCATGTTGGCGCTGTTCCGCTGGCCTGCCCCATCCTGGCCGGCCCCGGCGCTATGATGACCGTCCTTGTCATCTTCTCCGAGTATGGTTATTTGATAGCGGCCGGCTCTGTCGCTATAGTCCTTGGGATCACATGGATCATTATTTATTTCAGCGATGCTATATACCGTTTTCTGGGCGAGATAGTCTGTCTGGTACTTTCGAAGATACTATGCCTTTTCCTGGCAGCGATAGGAATACATCTTTTAATGCGGGGATTAAGCTATTATTTGAAATAG
- a CDS encoding rubrerythrin: MLIRRLGFAAGLGAALFLLMVSMCLTNTYAQEKAADSSATTLDNLMAAYKGESNAQARYLAFAKKANEEGYDIAASLFRAVALAERVHYERYAGIIKKLGGTLNAAVEIPVVKSTPENLKAAFEGETYEKDVMYPAFLIQAQKEEMKDAIDAFEDTIAAEGVHADLYARMSSNLVLSRGLSKDFLVCPVCGNVVDVITTELCPICSTETRKFKMVR, translated from the coding sequence ATGCTTATAAGGAGACTCGGTTTTGCCGCGGGATTAGGAGCGGCGCTATTTTTGTTAATGGTATCTATGTGTCTTACTAACACGTATGCCCAGGAAAAAGCAGCTGACTCTTCAGCTACGACGCTTGACAATCTCATGGCCGCCTATAAAGGCGAGAGCAATGCTCAGGCGCGATACCTGGCCTTTGCTAAAAAAGCTAACGAGGAAGGGTATGACATAGCTGCAAGTCTTTTCAGGGCCGTTGCGCTGGCGGAGCGGGTGCATTATGAGCGTTATGCCGGAATAATTAAGAAGCTCGGAGGAACGCTGAATGCCGCCGTTGAAATTCCGGTAGTGAAGAGCACTCCGGAGAATCTGAAAGCGGCATTCGAAGGGGAAACATACGAAAAGGATGTTATGTATCCCGCATTTCTCATTCAGGCCCAAAAGGAAGAGATGAAAGACGCGATCGACGCGTTTGAAGATACTATTGCCGCCGAAGGCGTTCACGCCGATCTGTACGCCAGAATGTCCAGTAACCTGGTGCTCTCCAGAGGCTTATCGAAAGATTTTCTTGTGTGTCCGGTCTGCGGGAATGTTGTGGATGTCATTACCACCGAACTGTGTCCGATCTGCTCGACTGAGACGAGAAAATTTAAGATGGTAAGATAG
- a CDS encoding ABC-F family ATP-binding cassette domain-containing protein — protein sequence MISIKNITKQYATRVLFSDVSFDVLAGEKIGLVGRNGHGKTTLFRMIAGEEEPDEGKIFMPNNYSIGYLAQHLEFTKPTVLEEGCRGLNPEEAGAEWKVEKILSGLGFREEDFARSPSEFSGGFQMRIVLAKVLVSEPNMLLLDEPTNFLDIVSIRWLEKFLRSWKGEMIVISHDRDLVDSVTTHIVGIHRGMVRKMKGSTGKYYAQLQADEALHEKRRVEDEKKREQMMEYVNRFRSKASHAKGVQSSIKKIEKMDKLDKLEEIRTLSFSFNYEPFRAAQIMDVNDLTFSYGGREPYLINGLNFTVNRHDKIGIVGKNGKGKTTLLKLLSGRLKPVNGSIKTHTAALPAYYEQANTADLDDELTVEEEISRSSASIDRSRVRGICGAMMFSGDDAEKKVKVLSGGERSRVLLGKLLVAPSNILFLDEPTHHLDIESCQAMMDAVRDFEGAALVVAHDEHFLNAVATKLIVFKNDKVFLYPGTYGEFLDSIGWEDDDENKPAAKPHSPAAAGSSVPGPVAVSSGAPAAIPQPAKPIQHKKMSRKARAEFNAMKSGILKPLKEKIESLEYDIILSEARVADMNEELAKSSTRGGPGAIRRSEISRELKELAEKIDSCYSQLDAAMKTYDAEKMKYNDE from the coding sequence ATGATATCGATAAAGAATATAACTAAACAGTATGCCACCCGGGTGCTCTTCTCGGACGTGAGTTTTGATGTCCTTGCCGGTGAAAAGATCGGGCTCGTGGGCCGTAACGGCCACGGGAAGACCACGTTATTCAGAATGATTGCCGGAGAAGAAGAGCCCGATGAAGGTAAGATCTTCATGCCCAACAATTACTCCATAGGGTATCTCGCCCAGCATCTCGAATTTACCAAGCCTACTGTGCTCGAGGAAGGGTGTCGGGGATTAAATCCTGAAGAGGCAGGCGCCGAATGGAAGGTGGAGAAGATCCTGTCCGGGCTCGGTTTCCGGGAAGAGGATTTCGCCCGCAGCCCTTCGGAATTTTCCGGAGGATTCCAGATGCGTATCGTTCTGGCCAAGGTTCTGGTCTCCGAGCCCAATATGCTCCTTCTTGATGAGCCTACGAACTTCCTCGATATAGTCTCGATAAGATGGCTTGAGAAGTTTCTGCGATCATGGAAAGGCGAAATGATCGTGATAAGCCACGATAGGGACCTTGTCGACAGCGTGACGACGCATATCGTGGGTATACACCGCGGGATGGTAAGGAAGATGAAGGGATCGACCGGGAAATATTACGCTCAGCTCCAGGCGGACGAAGCTCTGCACGAGAAGAGGCGCGTGGAGGATGAGAAGAAGCGCGAGCAGATGATGGAGTATGTGAATAGGTTCCGCTCGAAGGCAAGCCATGCCAAGGGCGTCCAATCGAGCATCAAGAAGATCGAGAAGATGGACAAGCTTGACAAGCTCGAAGAGATCCGCACACTGTCGTTCTCGTTCAATTATGAGCCGTTTCGCGCCGCTCAGATCATGGACGTGAATGATCTTACGTTCTCATACGGCGGCAGGGAGCCGTATCTGATAAATGGCCTTAACTTTACCGTGAACAGGCATGATAAGATCGGTATCGTAGGCAAGAACGGAAAAGGCAAGACCACGCTTTTAAAGTTATTATCCGGCAGGCTTAAACCTGTAAACGGCAGCATTAAGACGCACACAGCGGCTCTTCCGGCCTATTATGAGCAGGCGAATACGGCCGATCTTGATGATGAGCTTACAGTGGAAGAGGAGATATCCAGGTCCAGTGCTTCTATCGATAGATCGCGTGTGCGCGGGATATGCGGCGCGATGATGTTCTCGGGAGACGACGCCGAGAAGAAGGTCAAAGTCCTTTCCGGCGGCGAGCGCAGCCGCGTTCTTCTGGGAAAACTTCTCGTGGCGCCTTCCAATATCCTTTTCCTGGATGAGCCTACGCACCACCTTGACATCGAATCCTGCCAGGCGATGATGGACGCTGTCAGAGATTTCGAAGGCGCGGCTCTCGTGGTAGCGCACGACGAGCATTTTCTGAATGCGGTGGCGACGAAGCTCATTGTATTTAAGAATGACAAAGTCTTTCTATATCCCGGTACTTATGGAGAATTCCTGGATAGTATCGGATGGGAAGATGACGATGAGAATAAACCGGCCGCGAAACCCCATAGCCCTGCGGCTGCGGGTTCTTCAGTCCCGGGGCCTGTGGCCGTCTCATCCGGCGCGCCAGCCGCTATTCCGCAGCCGGCTAAGCCAATTCAGCATAAAAAAATGTCGAGAAAGGCCCGCGCGGAGTTTAACGCGATGAAATCGGGCATCTTAAAGCCTCTTAAAGAGAAGATTGAGAGCCTTGAGTATGATATAATATTATCCGAGGCCAGGGTGGCTGATATGAATGAGGAGCTTGCGAAGTCTTCGACAAGAGGCGGCCCCGGGGCTATCCGAAGGAGCGAGATCTCCAGAGAATTAAAAGAACTGGCGGAAAAGATAGACTCCTGTTATTCCCAGCTTGACGCAGCGATGAAGACATACGATGCCGAGAAGATGAAATATAACGACGAATAG
- a CDS encoding DUF2062 domain-containing protein, translating into MLSFLNVPAKIIGILEANITPREIAFGVCLGMFLGFTPLNGTTALLLALFFFIFKVNRMATLLTLPAFKGLYLLGVSKLADAFGVYLLEKANYLTGFWRAVTNCPVIAYLDINRTTVAGGLFLSAALSVPVYFIVKSISAPLLAKYSKKIKDSAFSKWVQRFKLVSQAGNIIGPDVSATLGNVKATLKQTVISKVKSAVIKPKPPREKTGIMKRLNVSGIAVIIAVLIVVQVGVGLIISPIVSAFIIDSLNRSGSAKITVERINVWPLTLSFSMKELKVFDPQAPDKRVIRVGSASVHVSPLALLSKRLVFSTINMKGAELDLEGAPDGTFNIQHLSSSKAEAQKAKGAPDLMALWRGAQEKRDLFGMVYGKIKSNFSKQGKEEAKASRKVARVTQDLPKGKLVSFKTPSEMYMFEIKDLNIDGRVNIVPHNAAPVELKSARIALKRVAFDPQSGARLDGMNIRGELFKNNVAAGRLEFLFSKGYTGAGQTAVVKAELDKVDLDAVRFIYEDSLPVRITKGRLTLSSKTKITGDAIDSRNSLVLTGQALEPKQGGAAVVGFIPIATVCEALNRVDPACLKFDITGTIEKPEFGGFQETLMSLIKPYITNIGEQVKTQSIQQAVNSLKSLLGDKK; encoded by the coding sequence ATGTTATCATTCCTAAATGTTCCGGCAAAGATAATAGGCATACTGGAGGCAAATATTACGCCGCGGGAGATCGCCTTTGGCGTATGCCTCGGGATGTTCTTGGGCTTCACACCGCTTAACGGGACGACAGCGCTTTTACTGGCGCTGTTTTTTTTCATATTCAAAGTCAACCGCATGGCGACATTATTGACTCTGCCTGCCTTCAAAGGATTATATCTTCTCGGGGTAAGCAAACTGGCCGACGCCTTCGGCGTATACCTTCTGGAAAAAGCGAATTATCTGACCGGGTTCTGGCGGGCGGTGACAAATTGTCCGGTGATTGCATACCTCGACATAAACAGGACGACAGTCGCCGGAGGCCTCTTCCTGTCGGCGGCGCTATCTGTACCCGTATATTTCATCGTTAAGAGTATCAGCGCACCGCTTCTCGCAAAATATTCGAAGAAGATCAAAGATTCCGCTTTCTCGAAATGGGTCCAAAGGTTTAAGCTGGTATCACAGGCAGGCAATATCATAGGGCCGGATGTTTCCGCTACTCTCGGAAATGTTAAGGCCACATTGAAGCAGACCGTCATCAGTAAAGTAAAATCGGCCGTAATAAAACCCAAGCCGCCGAGAGAGAAGACGGGCATAATGAAGAGGCTGAACGTGAGTGGTATAGCCGTCATAATTGCCGTGCTCATCGTTGTCCAGGTCGGCGTGGGCCTTATCATAAGCCCGATAGTGAGCGCGTTCATAATAGACAGCCTTAACCGCAGCGGCAGCGCTAAGATAACGGTAGAGAGGATCAATGTCTGGCCGCTTACGTTATCATTTTCGATGAAAGAGCTGAAGGTCTTCGATCCTCAGGCTCCTGATAAACGCGTTATAAGAGTAGGCTCTGCCTCCGTCCATGTCAGCCCTCTGGCGCTGCTTTCGAAACGTCTCGTCTTCTCCACCATAAACATGAAAGGCGCCGAGTTGGATCTGGAGGGCGCGCCTGACGGCACTTTTAATATACAGCATCTTTCCTCATCCAAAGCCGAGGCCCAGAAGGCTAAAGGCGCGCCGGATCTCATGGCTTTATGGCGCGGAGCGCAAGAGAAGCGTGACTTGTTCGGCATGGTGTATGGGAAGATAAAGAGTAATTTCTCGAAGCAGGGGAAGGAAGAAGCAAAGGCCAGCCGGAAGGTGGCGAGGGTTACGCAGGATCTTCCCAAGGGCAAGCTTGTAAGTTTTAAGACGCCCTCCGAGATGTATATGTTTGAGATAAAGGACCTGAACATCGACGGCAGGGTAAATATTGTTCCTCATAATGCCGCTCCCGTAGAGCTGAAGAGCGCGAGGATCGCCCTGAAGCGCGTTGCTTTTGATCCGCAGAGCGGAGCCAGGCTTGACGGCATGAACATAAGAGGAGAATTATTTAAAAATAACGTTGCGGCCGGGAGGCTGGAGTTTTTATTTTCGAAGGGCTACACCGGCGCGGGACAGACAGCCGTTGTCAAAGCCGAACTCGATAAGGTTGACCTTGATGCCGTGCGCTTCATCTATGAGGATTCGCTTCCTGTCCGTATAACCAAAGGGCGGCTGACGCTCAGCTCGAAGACTAAGATAACCGGCGATGCGATAGATTCGAGAAACTCCCTCGTCCTGACAGGCCAGGCGTTGGAACCGAAGCAGGGAGGCGCTGCGGTAGTAGGGTTTATACCGATAGCAACTGTCTGCGAGGCGCTTAACCGTGTCGATCCGGCGTGCCTCAAATTCGATATAACAGGCACTATTGAAAAGCCCGAATTCGGAGGATTCCAGGAGACGCTCATGAGCCTCATCAAACCGTATATCACCAACATCGGCGAGCAGGTGAAGACGCAGAGCATCCAGCAGGCCGTTAATTCTTTAAAATCATTATTAGGAGATAAGAAATAA
- a CDS encoding M42 family metallopeptidase: MNPLLKRIIEAAGISGYEKEIAHIMHGELKKSCDEARIDNFGNVIAKKGKGKRKIMLAAHMDEIGFMVKHITKEGYVHFIKIGGIDDRVLPAQRVVIKAKKGDCVGIIGTKPPHLQKEEDKKQPLKYEDMFIDIGCSSREEANKRIEVGDTAVFEPNSGVLNGKLYYGKAIDDRIGCYALIKVMEKLQVNAEIYAVATGQEEVGLKGARTAAFNVSPDYAIAIDTNIAGDTPQITERESSLKLGDGVAITIIEASGRGVIVNEKMKDLLTDTAKKNKIKYQIDVIEGGMTDGAIIYMNKEGVPTGVLSIPTRYIHSATGVFNIDDVDAAVKLTVKAVERLGKQ, translated from the coding sequence GTGAACCCGTTATTAAAAAGAATAATCGAAGCGGCAGGTATATCCGGTTATGAGAAAGAGATCGCGCATATCATGCACGGCGAGCTTAAGAAATCGTGCGATGAAGCGCGGATAGATAACTTCGGCAACGTCATTGCTAAGAAGGGAAAGGGTAAACGGAAGATTATGCTTGCCGCGCACATGGACGAGATCGGGTTCATGGTAAAGCATATAACAAAGGAAGGCTACGTACATTTTATAAAGATCGGAGGCATAGACGACAGGGTGCTGCCGGCCCAGAGGGTGGTAATAAAAGCCAAGAAAGGCGACTGCGTCGGCATAATAGGGACCAAACCTCCTCATCTACAGAAAGAAGAGGATAAGAAGCAGCCACTGAAATACGAAGATATGTTTATAGATATCGGGTGCTCCAGCAGAGAAGAGGCGAATAAAAGGATAGAGGTCGGAGATACCGCGGTATTCGAACCCAATTCCGGTGTGCTGAACGGCAAGCTCTATTATGGTAAGGCCATAGACGACAGGATAGGATGTTATGCGCTCATTAAGGTCATGGAAAAGCTGCAGGTGAATGCCGAAATTTATGCGGTAGCGACCGGCCAGGAAGAGGTCGGGCTGAAGGGCGCGCGCACTGCGGCATTCAATGTGAGCCCGGACTATGCCATCGCCATAGATACCAATATAGCCGGCGATACGCCCCAGATAACCGAGCGCGAATCTTCTCTTAAGCTGGGCGACGGCGTCGCGATCACCATCATAGAGGCATCGGGAAGAGGCGTGATAGTCAATGAAAAGATGAAAGACCTTTTAACGGATACTGCCAAGAAAAATAAGATCAAATATCAGATCGATGTCATCGAAGGCGGGATGACTGACGGCGCGATCATATATATGAACAAGGAAGGCGTGCCGACAGGCGTATTGAGCATTCCTACGCGCTACATCCATTCGGCGACAGGGGTCTTTAATATAGATGATGTGGATGCCGCCGTGAAATTGACCGTTAAGGCAGTTGAGCGTCTTGGTAAACAATAG